The following proteins are encoded in a genomic region of Mycoplasmopsis columbinasalis:
- a CDS encoding HAD-IIB family hydrolase: protein MKKSYKAVFVDLDGTFLDNYENYENPVSQVNLDMARELNKNSHFIISTGRTNSDFVMNLARQTNSKYVICQNGAIIVDQNNNILRNNLISSADANAIKKYLEAKQIHYTINGLKKIFTCRPEAIKLNRPWAKEFVKLPYIIGELEMPINRLLAFGLATETQTCELAAEIESQFPNLRAFLVSNGLSLEITSKESSKGIGNQFVCDLLGISPTQALHIGDSGNDTCVKEQGFDLVLLDNALDSIKSYADHIGEHFRNGGFAKTIKKICEL from the coding sequence ATGAAAAAGAGTTATAAAGCCGTTTTTGTTGATCTAGACGGTACATTTTTAGATAATTACGAAAATTATGAAAATCCTGTTTCACAAGTTAATTTAGATATGGCGCGTGAATTAAACAAAAATAGTCATTTCATTATTTCGACAGGACGAACTAATAGTGATTTTGTGATGAATTTAGCTCGTCAAACAAATTCAAAGTATGTTATTTGTCAAAATGGCGCTATTATCGTTGACCAAAATAACAATATTTTGCGTAATAACCTAATTTCTTCAGCTGATGCTAACGCCATTAAAAAATATTTAGAAGCAAAACAAATTCATTACACCATAAATGGTTTAAAGAAAATTTTTACTTGTCGTCCTGAAGCAATTAAATTAAATCGTCCTTGAGCAAAAGAATTTGTCAAATTACCCTATATTATAGGCGAATTAGAAATGCCAATTAATCGTTTGTTAGCTTTTGGTTTAGCGACAGAAACTCAAACTTGTGAGTTAGCTGCCGAAATTGAAAGTCAATTTCCTAATTTGAGGGCTTTTTTAGTTTCAAATGGACTTTCGTTAGAAATCACAAGTAAAGAATCATCAAAAGGTATTGGTAATCAATTTGTTTGTGACTTATTAGGAATTTCACCTACACAAGCACTTCATATTGGTGATTCAGGTAATGACACTTGTGTTAAAGAACAAGGTTTTGACTTAGTTTTATTAGATAACGCTTTGGACTCAATCAAATCTTACGCTGACCACATTGGAGAACACTTCCGCAATGGCGGTTTTGCTAAAACAATTAAAAAAATCTGCGAACTTTAG
- a CDS encoding Mbov_0399 family ICE element protein translates to MKNELIANNSKFESFLGGNISTRNWNLPIQFANEPTNEEIFNKWISKWKENLTLSEGKNIRRELVIEKNSDNTVNLKIKKETRDNEPGSDWYSVGSIDLVKNFPLKFKRNAKGEEYFRIKSEMNADISLFSDTGGNLNTKKTENEKKELAQFGLENNLTKLEKHIKNLNTQYNFFEVVFAQKENSANNIYLYLKEKTNSTTIETREKTIAFQTNNAGIIVDIANSFEIIYGPYANFYDKSDIKIAKELPKVIEIPKKAETITDEKTNHSYLLLDNGTYKVYSPVSVKFTAKNDNFVLYVNGVQAEVYNNIFFVDLAEKDKDKIGKESKYVLEVRKYVNGSRNFPQDLESITRKTIIYKPKPFKVDIKWFGWNPDKNPDQKNLISRYLVDENGEVKRDGNGAALKNPNYDETIDPLTGTKKQLIWFKTNLYIDKPLNNSFLRLKNNLLHATYIGKAHNSSQLLYMKKTGLPYGSKFIFNNKKVDTPQTEWAGVIAEATVIGKGGSFVYGGDTKEIEIYKLNEISINNSTELYLDYAKKWINDDSRIVKIPSDENSFLISSNDEFFSQNGIYLFVSRGEDTISSFKFVLIQERDDEKNQNLIGSSFTDNIKSKQVQPLFESEIGKKFFAYLKNVLKVEYQLKTLSYEQCLVYFQKFLQYTEEQTKNNENDRVWIRPLFNHNLDNLYSRNEFKAKYEGNLNTLAKDIFADFAHKDKIAIQSFTIDNYRKNNVILDLIVTNPNLKYQLIANRVNFPIIFTDSNIGNEDEENIDTDPDIIYLEFDDEYIRTIEAPKYNVKSFIKTFNNKEPKRLWLKNLSRRSYEHINFENLTITKNDESQSVNITLKAELKPSAIALKKQLINQELHTTISYDLFGSGATGIFADIDIFTINLIGVSQDQIEARIKWVLAQQMPHLVYERDYRIVPDTLERIKAILNEPEANIRDANARSEDLSLEEKETEANFGKTLCRITLPVINTIYDLSKVSFPALDINAKYNVSTLNTEILKTYLNTHILDTTGLNYFDINDIVYTNFNQLQNALVQASQQNMPANFNIEFQGRTNSKVKNSNRFAVQYHGHYDKTYTDLSEIDLKLTYAENDRAKLTNAIYNEIVKTLNEKGIETKAYIPISKGLIALLVNELTPDDAELPVTITKEFFIKPNEPFGQNQGKVTITNTLNQKPIDNNQFLIDLSIVNFDLTYDENVLSKLEAQIIADIKAKMTNAYQLNETQYAINRHKLHKLIREIFDPNAKVKTKAFLIEPIENISENNGKVNITNTNTKPVNDDLPDIGEDPEEIAKKVFIKKVSYSVGGTVAFVTAFVLFVIWRKKRVRKIR, encoded by the coding sequence TTGAAAAATGAACTAATAGCAAACAATTCTAAATTTGAAAGTTTTTTAGGTGGAAACATTTCAACAAGAAATTGAAATTTACCCATTCAATTTGCTAACGAACCAACTAACGAAGAGATTTTTAACAAATGAATTAGTAAATGAAAAGAGAATTTAACTTTAAGTGAAGGTAAAAACATACGCAGAGAGTTAGTAATTGAAAAAAACTCTGACAATACAGTTAATTTAAAAATAAAAAAAGAAACACGAGACAACGAACCCGGTAGTGACTGATATTCTGTCGGATCAATAGATTTAGTAAAAAACTTTCCTTTAAAATTCAAAAGAAATGCAAAAGGAGAAGAATATTTTCGTATAAAAAGTGAAATGAATGCAGACATTAGTTTATTTAGTGATACAGGCGGAAATTTGAATACGAAAAAAACAGAAAATGAAAAAAAAGAATTAGCCCAATTTGGTTTAGAAAACAATCTCACAAAATTAGAGAAACACATTAAAAATTTGAATACACAATACAATTTTTTTGAAGTCGTTTTTGCGCAAAAAGAAAATAGCGCAAACAATATTTACTTATATTTGAAAGAAAAAACTAACTCAACAACAATTGAAACAAGGGAAAAAACTATTGCATTTCAAACCAATAACGCAGGCATTATAGTAGATATAGCGAATTCGTTTGAAATAATTTATGGACCTTATGCAAATTTTTACGACAAAAGCGATATTAAAATAGCAAAAGAATTACCTAAAGTTATAGAAATTCCTAAAAAAGCAGAAACAATTACAGACGAAAAAACAAATCATAGTTATCTATTGTTAGATAATGGAACATACAAGGTATATTCACCTGTTTCAGTTAAATTTACTGCAAAAAACGATAATTTTGTTTTGTATGTAAATGGTGTTCAAGCAGAAGTTTACAACAATATTTTCTTTGTTGACCTAGCCGAAAAAGATAAAGATAAAATTGGAAAAGAAAGCAAATATGTTTTGGAAGTTAGAAAATATGTTAATGGTTCAAGAAACTTTCCTCAAGACCTGGAAAGTATCACAAGAAAAACAATAATATATAAACCTAAACCATTTAAAGTTGATATTAAATGATTTGGTTGGAATCCAGACAAAAATCCTGATCAGAAAAATCTTATATCACGCTATCTCGTAGACGAAAACGGTGAAGTGAAACGCGATGGAAATGGTGCGGCACTAAAGAACCCAAACTATGATGAAACAATCGATCCTTTAACTGGAACTAAAAAACAATTAATTTGGTTCAAAACAAATTTATATATTGATAAGCCACTAAATAACTCATTTTTACGACTAAAAAACAATTTACTTCACGCAACTTATATCGGGAAAGCTCACAATTCCAGCCAATTACTTTATATGAAAAAAACGGGTTTACCATATGGTTCAAAATTTATTTTTAATAATAAAAAAGTGGACACACCACAAACAGAGTGAGCAGGAGTTATCGCCGAAGCGACCGTAATTGGAAAAGGTGGTAGTTTTGTTTATGGCGGTGACACAAAAGAAATAGAAATTTATAAATTAAATGAAATTTCAATCAATAATTCAACCGAATTATATTTAGACTATGCCAAAAAATGAATAAATGACGACTCTCGAATAGTAAAAATACCAAGCGATGAAAATAGTTTTCTTATTTCATCAAATGATGAATTCTTTTCTCAAAATGGCATTTACTTATTTGTTAGTAGAGGCGAAGACACTATTAGTTCCTTTAAATTCGTTTTAATTCAAGAAAGAGACGATGAAAAGAACCAAAATCTTATAGGTTCATCATTCACCGATAACATTAAATCAAAACAAGTGCAGCCATTATTTGAATCAGAAATTGGCAAAAAGTTCTTTGCATATTTAAAAAATGTACTAAAAGTTGAATACCAATTAAAAACCCTAAGTTATGAGCAATGTTTAGTTTATTTTCAGAAATTTTTACAATATACAGAAGAACAAACTAAAAATAACGAAAACGACCGCGTTTGAATTCGTCCGCTATTTAATCACAATTTAGATAATTTATATTCAAGAAATGAATTTAAAGCTAAATATGAAGGCAATTTAAATACTTTAGCAAAAGATATCTTTGCCGACTTTGCGCATAAAGATAAAATAGCAATTCAAAGCTTTACAATTGACAATTATCGTAAAAATAATGTAATTTTAGACTTAATTGTGACTAATCCCAACCTTAAGTATCAGTTAATTGCCAACCGTGTTAATTTCCCTATTATTTTTACCGATAGCAATATTGGCAATGAAGATGAGGAAAATATTGACACCGACCCCGACATTATTTATTTAGAATTTGACGATGAATACATCAGAACAATTGAAGCGCCAAAATATAATGTGAAAAGCTTTATTAAAACTTTTAATAATAAAGAACCGAAACGGTTATGACTAAAAAACCTTTCTCGCCGCAGCTATGAACATATCAATTTTGAAAATCTAACAATTACTAAAAATGACGAATCCCAAAGCGTAAATATTACCTTAAAGGCAGAATTAAAACCAAGTGCTATTGCACTTAAGAAGCAATTAATAAATCAAGAATTGCACACAACCATTAGTTATGACTTATTTGGTTCAGGCGCAACCGGTATTTTTGCCGACATTGACATTTTTACAATTAACTTAATTGGTGTAAGCCAAGACCAAATCGAAGCAAGAATTAAATGAGTTTTAGCACAACAAATGCCGCATTTAGTTTACGAACGAGACTATCGCATAGTCCCAGACACTTTAGAGCGTATTAAAGCAATCTTAAATGAACCCGAAGCAAACATTCGCGATGCTAACGCCCGCAGTGAAGACTTAAGCTTAGAAGAAAAGGAAACAGAAGCTAATTTTGGCAAAACATTGTGCAGAATCACCTTACCAGTAATTAACACCATCTATGACTTAAGCAAAGTTAGTTTCCCGGCATTAGACATTAATGCCAAATATAATGTTTCCACTTTAAATACAGAAATTTTAAAAACATACTTAAATACACATATTTTGGACACCACCGGCCTTAATTACTTTGATATTAATGACATAGTTTATACTAACTTTAATCAGTTACAAAACGCTTTAGTGCAAGCATCACAACAAAATATGCCAGCTAACTTTAACATCGAATTTCAAGGCCGTACTAATTCGAAAGTGAAAAATAGCAATCGTTTTGCCGTGCAATATCACGGCCACTATGACAAAACTTACACCGACCTTTCCGAAATTGATCTTAAGTTAACTTATGCCGAAAATGACAGAGCAAAATTAACTAACGCTATCTATAATGAAATTGTTAAAACCTTAAATGAAAAAGGTATTGAAACAAAAGCTTATATTCCAATTAGTAAGGGTTTAATTGCTTTATTAGTAAATGAGCTTACACCCGATGATGCAGAATTGCCAGTAACTATCACTAAGGAATTTTTCATTAAACCTAATGAACCTTTTGGACAAAATCAAGGAAAAGTTACTATCACTAACACTTTAAATCAAAAACCAATTGATAATAATCAATTTCTTATTGACTTAAGCATTGTAAATTTTGACTTAACTTATGATGAAAATGTTTTAAGTAAGTTAGAAGCACAAATTATTGCCGATATTAAAGCAAAAATGACAAATGCTTACCAATTGAACGAAACGCAATATGCAATTAATCGTCATAAGTTACACAAACTTATTCGTGAAATTTTCGATCCAAATGCCAAAGTAAAAACTAAAGCATTTTTAATTGAACCTATCGAAAATATTAGTGAAAATAACGGTAAAGTAAACATCACTAACACTAACACAAAACCAGTAAATGATGACTTACCAGACATTGGCGAAGACCCCGAAGAAATAGCGAAAAAAGTCTTTATTAAAAAAGTAAGTTATTCAGTGGGCGGCACAGTTGCATTCGTGACAGCGTTTGTATTATTTGTAATTTGACGTAAAAAACGTGTAAGAAAAATTAGATAA
- a CDS encoding DnaB-like helicase C-terminal domain-containing protein translates to MASLRPKTRTLSSPTPPPFTKTEANAAQIQILAQLVQNWRWTKTKIFTLLSENDFSDPLCRELFGVFKQIMDANLKINSSIITEFLQRSNKPEAKFAPLLQIIENAHALSGNVDYDLQALFENELTLAFEETYQHFLANTTSLDFDQAHKKFSALWNRLQQLQNKMTKTQMELSAELKTFKENLNTAQEPLLTGFSLFDAYNQGLAKGSLIVLGARPGVGKTAFALNLIAAVAHKAKGRLKRPLNVLLISLEMHRKEIMARLFAHLAQIPITNFSEQTWKNTAENKARMEFALNFINLNLNLLIAEQSLHEQSDIDAFVKFIPLINLKHPLDLVIVDHLQHLHYPNETLRTYEVGKAVDTFKQIAKENQIPIILLSQLNRESVQEQTLPTLKHLKDSASIEAAADQFILLSKSKHKLSNGNFVDICFFNMAKNRANALTDSYMVFNGETLTFKELKK, encoded by the coding sequence ATGGCTTCCCTCCGTCCCAAAACTCGAACTTTAAGTTCGCCAACACCGCCACCATTCACCAAAACAGAAGCAAATGCGGCACAAATTCAAATTTTGGCACAGCTCGTGCAAAATTGGCGCTGAACTAAGACCAAAATTTTCACTTTATTAAGTGAAAATGATTTTAGCGACCCGCTCTGCCGTGAATTGTTTGGTGTGTTTAAACAAATTATGGATGCAAATTTAAAAATTAATAGTTCAATCATCACAGAATTTTTGCAAAGAAGCAATAAACCAGAAGCAAAATTTGCGCCTTTGTTGCAAATTATAGAGAATGCGCACGCCCTTAGCGGCAACGTAGACTATGACCTCCAAGCTTTGTTTGAAAACGAATTAACCTTAGCTTTTGAAGAAACCTATCAACATTTCCTTGCTAACACCACTAGTTTGGACTTTGACCAAGCACACAAAAAATTCTCCGCGTTATGAAACCGTTTACAACAATTACAAAACAAAATGACAAAAACCCAAATGGAACTTAGTGCTGAATTAAAAACTTTTAAGGAAAATTTAAACACAGCGCAAGAGCCATTATTAACTGGTTTTAGTTTGTTTGATGCTTATAACCAGGGCTTAGCGAAAGGTTCTTTAATTGTGTTGGGCGCCCGCCCGGGCGTTGGTAAAACCGCCTTTGCCTTAAATTTAATTGCGGCCGTTGCTCACAAAGCCAAAGGGCGCTTAAAAAGGCCTTTGAATGTGTTGTTAATTTCTTTGGAAATGCATCGAAAGGAAATTATGGCGCGTTTGTTTGCACACTTAGCCCAAATTCCTATTACAAATTTTAGCGAGCAAACGTGAAAAAACACTGCAGAAAACAAAGCGAGAATGGAATTTGCGCTTAATTTTATTAATTTGAACTTAAATTTACTCATTGCAGAGCAATCACTGCACGAACAAAGTGATATTGATGCTTTTGTTAAATTCATTCCCTTAATTAACCTAAAACACCCTTTAGACTTAGTGATTGTCGACCACTTACAACATTTACATTATCCAAACGAAACATTGCGTACTTACGAAGTCGGTAAAGCGGTTGATACTTTTAAACAAATTGCCAAAGAAAACCAAATTCCTATCATTTTGCTTTCCCAACTCAACCGGGAAAGCGTGCAGGAACAAACCTTGCCGACTTTAAAACACTTAAAAGATTCAGCCAGCATTGAAGCAGCCGCCGACCAATTTATTTTGCTTTCAAAAAGCAAACATAAATTATCAAATGGTAACTTTGTCGACATTTGCTTTTTTAATATGGCAAAAAACCGCGCCAACGCCTTAACAGATAGTTATATGGTTTTCAATGGTGAAACTTTAACTTTTAAGGAATTAAAAAAATAA
- a CDS encoding Mbov_0397 family ICE element conjugal transfer ATPase yields MQLQPKKLSNNALRIWRNFTLVDFGMFVLFMLIGFIVAFFALPKELNKNYKGLVLLGVWILLSFTLIWVNNYNARLYKVLWIALKYMLNRKKYLKTNGTAKHLVVYSDFRHGKYVEYYKGAFGTKRRFFGVLALQAKSPWELDESEQNTFLNRITDFFDAQSESFNLIRHRTLLDYATNKTKLLKHQNRKIKNIAREWDDQNGIFWFQGESVIDNYNDYYAYRLDDYNKLDMGLYVDSYFIVVHANSISELELQLEQTKNYFLNLNMEAEVLQDQNLVAFLAQHNLKPRSDKEILEFLDYQNKIELAKAAKGEKVYERERLVSRRKEAKLARIKAKLSTKQALTPNKALKEHKQMQADKAKEYESLQSFLAFDKVIFKKWYFYADNKYYALQMVNELPVQLAQAWWDPLLDNEAIININNDFVAEEGKARLLDRSMRNLEINADTHKSRYEQKKMNLEMEAVEHIETQMQLQGNALLNMKFLLLSQADNLKELKVKMNEIKKNARRAKIQLTPLYYRQFEAFAQFQIFNNRFLKDSIQITTQNFTNGWALENEVNNDHNTNLIGFSKTSGEPLIINNFFKGNVRRTNYNGYVLGSSGKGKSTFVGKWILNTLSENNRVYVLDLQNEYQNLALEFGGSLIDLGAGKNTTINPLQVKIQFYDNDSEKIDLNTIINKHIIWLEGFFQLANNEFDTEQIMIISQCVKELYEEQGVYALKIDEFANFKFPILSDLIAKLKTLTFPEGIDQRRKKLKKLAIIDTFEYLFTKNGKFAKMYNGQTNIDLNNDFIVFNTQYLVGSGNIDAALGLYTLLSFIQNKIYSNWIIDKNKNTLLVIDELHQYINTQNQTTLDFVYLMTKTVRKFQAGMLLCTQNPSDFLATETKSKKAEAILQNCQYSFIFGLRQNDLNAVNELFKDTGGLNQSTRAFLSDSDIGNALISLHAYSKIQAEIYYNDFEMKLLFKQGNFNTNS; encoded by the coding sequence ATGCAATTACAACCAAAAAAATTAAGTAATAATGCCTTACGCATCTGACGGAACTTTACTTTAGTCGACTTTGGAATGTTTGTGCTTTTTATGTTAATTGGTTTTATCGTTGCTTTTTTTGCTTTGCCAAAGGAACTTAACAAAAATTACAAAGGCTTAGTTTTGCTTGGTGTGTGAATTTTGTTATCTTTTACTTTAATTTGAGTTAATAATTACAATGCTCGTTTGTATAAGGTGTTGTGAATTGCTCTAAAATATATGCTTAACCGCAAAAAATATTTAAAAACGAACGGCACAGCAAAGCATTTAGTAGTTTATAGTGACTTTCGCCACGGTAAGTATGTGGAATATTACAAAGGCGCTTTTGGCACCAAACGCCGTTTCTTTGGCGTGTTAGCACTCCAAGCCAAAAGTCCCTGGGAACTGGACGAAAGCGAACAAAACACCTTTTTAAACCGCATCACCGACTTTTTTGACGCCCAGAGTGAAAGTTTTAATTTAATTCGCCACCGGACTTTGTTAGACTATGCAACTAACAAAACGAAACTTTTAAAACACCAAAACCGGAAAATTAAAAACATTGCCAGGGAATGAGACGACCAGAATGGTATCTTTTGGTTTCAAGGCGAAAGCGTTATTGATAATTACAATGATTATTATGCTTACCGCTTAGATGACTATAACAAATTAGATATGGGACTTTATGTTGACAGCTATTTTATAGTTGTGCACGCCAATTCTATTAGCGAGTTAGAATTGCAATTAGAACAAACCAAAAATTACTTTTTAAATTTGAATATGGAAGCCGAAGTGTTGCAAGACCAAAACTTAGTGGCCTTTTTAGCGCAGCATAATTTAAAACCGCGCAGTGACAAAGAAATTTTAGAATTTTTAGACTATCAAAACAAAATTGAATTAGCAAAAGCCGCTAAGGGCGAAAAAGTCTATGAGCGTGAACGTTTAGTTTCACGCCGAAAAGAAGCTAAGTTAGCCCGCATTAAGGCGAAATTAAGCACAAAACAAGCTTTAACGCCAAATAAGGCGTTAAAAGAACATAAACAAATGCAGGCCGACAAAGCCAAAGAGTATGAATCACTCCAAAGTTTTTTAGCTTTTGACAAAGTAATTTTCAAAAAGTGATATTTTTATGCCGATAACAAATATTACGCTTTGCAAATGGTGAATGAACTCCCAGTGCAATTAGCGCAAGCCTGGTGAGACCCGTTATTAGATAACGAAGCAATTATTAATATCAATAATGACTTTGTTGCCGAAGAAGGCAAAGCGAGGTTATTAGACCGCAGCATGCGCAATTTGGAAATTAATGCCGACACCCACAAATCACGCTATGAACAAAAGAAAATGAATTTAGAAATGGAAGCAGTTGAACACATTGAAACGCAAATGCAACTCCAAGGTAATGCTTTATTGAATATGAAGTTCTTATTGCTTTCCCAAGCCGACAATTTAAAAGAATTAAAGGTCAAAATGAACGAAATTAAAAAGAATGCAAGACGTGCGAAGATCCAACTAACACCGTTATACTATCGCCAATTCGAAGCTTTTGCGCAGTTCCAAATTTTTAATAATCGTTTCTTAAAAGACTCTATTCAAATCACAACCCAGAATTTTACTAATGGTTGAGCTTTAGAAAACGAAGTTAATAACGACCATAATACTAATTTAATTGGTTTTTCTAAAACCTCCGGGGAACCTTTAATTATCAATAATTTCTTTAAAGGCAACGTCCGCAGAACTAACTATAATGGCTATGTTTTAGGTTCAAGCGGCAAAGGCAAAAGCACCTTTGTCGGCAAATGAATTTTGAACACTCTTAGTGAAAACAACCGCGTTTATGTTTTAGATTTACAAAATGAGTACCAAAATTTAGCGTTAGAATTTGGTGGTTCTTTAATTGACTTAGGCGCCGGCAAAAACACCACTATCAACCCTTTACAAGTGAAAATTCAATTCTATGATAATGATAGTGAGAAAATTGACTTAAATACTATTATTAATAAACATATCATTTGGTTAGAAGGCTTCTTTCAGTTAGCTAATAATGAATTTGACACCGAACAAATTATGATTATTTCGCAATGCGTGAAGGAATTGTATGAAGAACAAGGCGTTTATGCCTTAAAAATAGATGAATTCGCCAACTTTAAGTTTCCAATTTTAAGTGACTTAATTGCTAAACTAAAAACTTTAACTTTTCCTGAAGGTATCGACCAGCGCCGCAAAAAATTGAAAAAGTTAGCTATCATTGATACTTTCGAATATCTTTTTACTAAGAATGGTAAATTTGCCAAAATGTATAATGGCCAAACTAACATTGACTTAAACAATGACTTTATTGTTTTTAACACCCAATATTTAGTCGGCAGCGGCAACATCGATGCCGCCCTGGGACTTTATACTTTGCTTTCTTTTATTCAAAATAAAATTTATAGTAATTGAATTATTGATAAGAACAAAAACACCTTATTAGTAATTGATGAATTACACCAATACATTAATACACAGAACCAAACAACGCTTGACTTTGTGTACTTAATGACGAAAACGGTGCGGAAATTTCAAGCCGGAATGCTCCTTTGCACCCAGAATCCTTCCGACTTTTTAGCTACCGAAACAAAAAGCAAAAAAGCCGAAGCCATTTTACAAAATTGCCAGTATTCATTCATTTTTGGTTTGCGCCAAAACGACCTTAATGCTGTTAATGAACTATTTAAAGACACTGGCGGTTTAAACCAAAGCACCAGGGCGTTTCTTAGTGATAGTGATATTGGTAATGCACTAATTTCACTCCACGCCTATAGTAAAATTCAAGCCGAAATTTACTATAATGACTTCGAAATGAAATTGCTCTTCAAACAGGGCAATTTCAATACTAATTCATAA
- a CDS encoding DnaB-like helicase C-terminal domain-containing protein, with the protein MPFFRDLFRYKVERAVLSVVLNNYDYNHYAAEFSPANFKVPEYQVLFEILEKLFDNCQVYSTQNIVDCARKHNFTKFYFNIYGEVVLTSIENEDYFLQEFAKFVVIDKITALFQTWRETKFSFDFSRNVLKQTLNLLAENLSQDKIAACSIDEYLDNFRLTFQNQEKTISTQWALFDTNNQGLRPGELIVIGARPGIGKTALATNLILNARKANKTKLNILFVSLEMTKQEILSRLVANLTQLPLWMLNSKNWQATPTNEQAIDKAIAYIEKHLNLRILEPTAQHLIDSDYLTNEILELKTQWDIDLIILDHLQIMKFDEKTIRTYALSDTVNKLKLIAKSLEIPFVLLSQLNRESDTQQMRPTSANLKDSGAIEQIADQIVLMYKEFEPKLINQLQRNKKSQLLCCDLIKNRNGTLRRAYMEFRGETMTFNEVGIMNEIE; encoded by the coding sequence ATGCCTTTCTTTAGAGATTTATTTCGTTATAAAGTTGAGCGCGCCGTGTTGAGCGTTGTACTTAACAACTATGATTACAATCACTACGCTGCAGAGTTTTCGCCTGCGAATTTTAAAGTTCCAGAGTACCAAGTGCTTTTTGAAATTTTGGAAAAATTATTTGACAATTGCCAAGTATATTCAACCCAAAATATAGTCGATTGCGCGCGCAAACATAATTTCACGAAATTTTATTTTAATATTTATGGCGAAGTAGTTTTGACATCAATTGAGAATGAAGACTATTTTTTGCAAGAATTTGCAAAATTCGTCGTCATTGATAAAATTACAGCTTTGTTTCAAACCTGACGGGAAACTAAGTTTAGTTTTGACTTTAGCCGCAATGTACTAAAACAAACTTTAAATTTGTTAGCCGAAAATCTAAGCCAAGACAAAATTGCCGCCTGTAGCATTGATGAATATTTAGATAATTTTCGTCTTACTTTTCAGAACCAAGAAAAGACAATTAGCACCCAGTGAGCATTGTTTGATACTAACAACCAGGGCTTACGACCAGGTGAATTAATCGTAATTGGCGCCCGTCCGGGCATTGGCAAAACGGCTTTAGCGACTAACCTTATTTTAAACGCCCGCAAAGCAAACAAAACTAAATTAAACATTTTATTTGTTTCGTTAGAAATGACAAAACAAGAAATTTTAAGCCGTTTAGTTGCTAATTTAACGCAATTACCGCTCTGAATGTTAAATAGTAAGAATTGACAAGCAACTCCAACTAACGAACAAGCCATCGATAAAGCTATAGCGTACATTGAAAAACACCTAAATTTGCGTATTTTAGAGCCCACAGCCCAACATCTTATCGACAGTGACTATTTAACTAATGAAATTTTAGAATTAAAAACACAATGAGATATCGACTTAATCATTTTAGACCACTTACAAATTATGAAATTTGATGAGAAAACCATTCGCACTTATGCTTTAAGCGACACGGTGAACAAACTTAAACTTATTGCCAAAAGCTTAGAAATTCCTTTTGTCTTACTTTCACAATTAAACCGGGAAAGTGACACCCAACAAATGCGCCCAACAAGCGCAAATTTAAAAGATTCCGGCGCTATTGAACAAATCGCCGACCAAATTGTGCTAATGTACAAAGAGTTTGAACCTAAGCTAATTAATCAATTACAGCGCAATAAAAAGTCGCAACTCCTTTGTTGCGACTTAATCAAAAATCGAAATGGCACGCTTAGACGTGCCTATATGGAATTTCGCGGTGAAACAATGACTTTTAATGAAGTAGGAATTATGAATGAGATAGAGTAA